The genomic stretch CGTGCCGCTCATGCAGAGCAGTCAGTCGAGTCAGCCCAACCTTCTTCCATATTTCTATGCAGCTCCGATCTCCTGCTTCGCAGCGCATGTTCAATCCTCATTTCAACGGCCGATATCATCTTACGCGGCACCCCAGATACCTCCTCTAACCTCCTCAGATCCTGCCACGTTGTAACGGACTTGTCCCCACATGATCTGACCCCGAACCAAAACGACGCCGCTAAGCTCACTCTGAACGGCAAAACCAGTCTCCCAAAGCACAGCGCCATCGCCCGAGTGGCTCTCTGCACCACTAAATTACCATTGAGCCCCAACCTTTCGCACCAATTCACAAAAACACACTCTGACCTCAAATTTCTCGATCTCTTCAACCTACCCCCGGAAAATCTTGCCGGAATATTGGTGACGCAGCTGGCTTCGACAACTTTTCTTGTGTTCTCAAAGCGCGTCGTTTCGGTGGTTGAAATGCAAGCAGAGGATAAAGTACTGGAACAGGATGAAGAGCAGGAGATGGAATCCAGTTCTTTGTTTTCCGGCGAGCAAGAGAGGCAGGTGACACGGCGAAGAGATGGGGCGGTGCCGGAGAATGAGCTTCCTGTGAGAGAATTGCAAGCGGAGCAAATTACACGGCGGAGATGACGGGAAACAACGAAGTTAGCATTATGAACGTTAGAATCACATTCGAAACAAAGAAACGCAGCATCTGAATCGCAGTAGAGACCAGCTTCTCTCTGGCAGAGCTCACAAACTTTAACAGCCATTACTTCTTTATCATCAACTTTCATGCTTCAAACGACGtaagatgaagaaaatattgcaaATCAAGCTTGAGCGATATTGTGAACGTTTCTTTAAggatttaaattttgaagagaGAATTAAGACGAGAGAGAAGCGGCAGTGAAGATGGTGGTTGGTGGTAAtgcagagagagagggggggtggGGGCTAAAAGATGTAGGCTAATAAAGGCGGTGCGTGTCTATATATTAATGTAATATATGGTGTTGTCCATCCATGCAGTGGCGGAACCAGGGGGCTGGCCAGGAAATATTGTTCTGCAGACCCCTCCAACAAATTATATCTCTGCtcttaaatgtaaaaaaaaatatctaagtttCAACCCTCtagacttttttcttttatttagttcACAAATCAAAATTTCTAACCATGCGGATCCTCTCCTACGAAATTTCACTCTCATTTGTCCACGTGTTAGTGAACCTTGTttcaaaatcttttgtttttctctttttgcctTCTGGTACCTTATTTTTGACTAATTAGTAATTACGTCCACATTTGCTAGAAGATGTTTTgtaattgagaaaaatatcGTATCatgttgttttcaaatttgatgGAGCGTCGTTTTCTGAGATGTTAGCTCGGGTGTTTTTTCCTTGAGTTACTGTGCGATTTAGGAGAGACACCGACTAAAAAAGAAATCTCATAGACTAGAATGTGAGGAAAATCACCTCTAAGTTTATGATAAGGCTCTTAGCGGTGAAATGTTAATTCTTATTTACagaaaacatataataaaaaattaatagggttttattgtattaaataaGTTGCTTAGCAATTCAATCGTTTACTctgaaaataaacatttttatattgcattttaaaaaaataatagtgggGAGTACTAATtattaaatcttgattttttatatcaccaatttattcatattttatttatgtgaatAAATCACTCATTCAATGTTCATGTTATTCTAAACTACTTAATATTTTAGAATCTGAGAAGAATAGTCATTTCTACACTTTAATTAACCATCAAATTGGCAAGGGTACCATTTTACGTATCAATCGTTACAAAAATCTTTAAAGATAATGAAATATCATGTTCCCATATCGAATGTTAATGGACCGCTAAAAAAGTAATGTACGAAAATAATTAGAAGAGCACATGCcattattagattttaaaaattattttagaaaaaaattaccgCAAAAAGAGATGCAGCTagaatcatttattttataaatgtgAAATTCCTGTCCCCGGTTACAGCAAACGATCTTGTatcattcatgaaaaaaaaaaaaaaaaagggatcaacCAATAACACggtataattatataaactgaATTGTGCCGGGttggaaaagttttttttttttttttattagggtattttcacttctttttttttttctaaaagtaaAACTAGTATCGCTCAGGATTTATGACTATTCCTCTAAATAAATACACTTCTTGAAGATTGAATTTGCATTCTCATTCCTACAGAAATATAGCAATGTCTTAACCACTAGACCAATACTGCATtaacttgaaaatgtatttttcatattgcatttgtttatactttttaattttcattgggAAAACATTAGattaagtgttttttgttttaatattaaaaattaaaacaatatataaaaaaatatattaatatatttttaattgaattttttttaagaaaagtcattcacaataatattaaatacatgtGAAATCCCAGGCTGGAAACGAAAATTGAAcaatcattggaaaaacaaagagTTAAAAAATCAGTGTGAAACTGAGAAACATTTAGCTAAATGTGTAAGGCTACCGGTATAGATGAGGGAGACAACAAGtagatatatttttcttaagaatatACGTGTGTGGTTAAGATTTGGTTTGGTGAGGTatttcaaattatgttttttttaatattttgatattttaatatttttaaattattttgatgcgaagttaaaaatatttttttaaaattaaaaattattaatttaatatatttttaaataaattttaaaaaaacaattactaagaTGAAAATACTCGATAACTATGTTTCTGTATTTGTACAGTAAACAGCCGTCGTATGGTGAATTAGTCAAgaggatttaattaattaactaacaaTCCGAGGGGCGAATCCCCAGTCCTTCTCAACCACGAGTTTGATGACCGAGACTGAGGAGACAAACACGTGTCAAGATTTGAAAACGTCTTCATCACTTGATTCGATACTTCGTCCCATAACATGACAGCTCTTTCATGATGTCATGCGAATTTAATCTTTGATTCCTGTTTTGCCCCTCAAACGACACGCATCCCTGGCTTGTACCATTCATTATTTATCATTCTACAGAAAAGGTGCGgggtaataaataataattacgaTGACTAATTGATAGTAATCCTGACTGTATGACTTATTCGGCAAGTGTGTTTGGTTTGGAGGCAGGAGTTGcggtagttttttttaaaaaaatatataatattttttaagcataaattatatctttaaaagttaaaaatatatgttttttattataaaaaaaacacaaattatctCCCATTCAAATACACACTAAATGATCATATGAGTTGGTAATCAAACGATCCAGTTACAaagttgaaatttcaaaaatggAACATGATATCCAGTTACGTGGCAAAACCCATAGCTGTGATGTAACTATATGCTTTTATTTTGAGCCACACAAATGGTTTCACAAGAGAGGGATGCCGTACTCAAGATACAAAATAGCATCCACGTGGCAAGAACAACAAATGAGGTCAGAGGTGGAGGATGGTACGATACCTATGCTGTTGTtcctttttaaattgtattcCAGAGTCGTTAAAGGTGGGTTTGGAAGATggtttaaattgtattttaaaaaattttaaattattttttattaaaataatttttttatatttttaaattattttaatgtattgatattaaaaataaattttaaaaaataaaatttttattttaatgtatttctaagtaaaaaaatacttaaaaccaTTACCACTACAACTATTTCAAACACATTCTAAATTATGTTAGTTTAAAATTCAGGTTACAcggatattaatttatttattttttaaaataaaaacaatattatttgaaaaaataaaagctagatTTTAAACAATAACCATTAAGAAGGTGTTTGAAAGTGAGGTTCctgttacttttcaaagtgtttttcactcaaaaaaatatgtaataatattttttttattttttaaaaattatttttaagaacagcacattaaaatgatttgaaaatatcaaaaacatattaatttaaagtaaaaataaaaaatattttttaaattttttttaaaaatacttttaaaaagtactCTCAACAGGTCCTAGATCAGATCAAAACATGAATCACAAATCCCATGAGGAGCGTGATTGGAATGATTTTCTATGGGACACAGCTGAGGAAACGGACTGTTTTTGTGTTGTTGTTTCCCCTTCAATTGTTCTTGACCAGCACGGAATGGTTAATGTGGTTGAGCCTAGATGATCGCACAAATTTCACAGGAGAAAATCAAATTCACAGTAATTCAACCCAGTATGAGGAGTTACTGGTTGGTAAAAATGATCTcctctcatttttaattatttttttaaatcaaatcaattttaatccaATCAATTTAGTCATGATTTAACTTGTCAtgtcaattttaaattatttttagatgcCACGGGAGGAGCTTGATTTCCTAGTGGGATCATGTAACGGCTTGTTTTGTCTCTTTTGTGCTTATTATATATAATCCTAATATTTGTAttcaaaaatgataaattaaaaaaaatcttagtagTCTAGTAGAATCCTGAAATAAATAATCGTTTAATCAATTcattctaataatttatttttttatttttttttaattattgataacttacatttaaaattttataggttAATATAGCTCGTAAATAATACTTGtaagaagatatttttaatgagaaTGAAAACTCTTTTATACTTATATAACGatatatgcaataaaaaaataaaaattataaatttttattttaaaaatctcatgatatatttatataaataataatatgtgtaatgcaaataataatattattaattataataaaaataataatatttagaaattcaaaacaaaaaaatattggttcGTTTTTTCGAACGTAATATTCTTGAATCATGCGTGAGGACGAAACAAAATCGATCCCGACTCTTAGATCCTGATATAAGCGGGTCTGGTTCAGCCAAAACCAACACTGGtgatttctttgaaatttttttggatttaactTGATAATCAAAGCTAACATGTTGGATCTAGCTAACAAGACCAATAATTTTTAGCAGAGGAACCAATGCCCCCAGCACCAATAGTTTACCCAAAAACACAGGGCTGCTTTGTGGAATCCTAGTATTAGAAAGACGGTGCCTATCCCCAAGCCAGGTTTTAGTTTCCGGTCTTATGGATTCTTTGCGCCCTCTTTAGGGTTTGGTTTTGATACCATCAACCATGGCTAAAAATCGGTGAGAATAGTATATTTGGAGCATTAAGGAGACAATACTGCCACCATTGATTGAGCTTCACTTGTTGAAGATTGGATGCTGGAGAATGGTGGaaaatgatctcaaacatgTCATCCGTCGGGGTTCAAGCTCGGCTTTCCTGAACAGAGCTTGTCAGTGGACAAATGTGAGTTCCCAAAGGTGTGCATTGAATGTGATTgtggtttttaatttagtagATGAGAAGGTTGGGGAAATGATAATTCCAGATTGCGTGCTTTGCAGGGATCATATAGACTTGATTGTTACTGTTTTTGATGGATTGCTTTCATTGGTTGTCTTGCAGAGAAGGTTCTGTAGGGAAGGACATGAAAGAGTATGGTGATGCCAAATCTTGGATTAAGGTTTTCTTTATTGACCATTTGAAAGGTCGGGTTTCTGATTTTGTTGGATCTAAGAAAAATGGTGAGATGTTTTTGCTGCTTGGAATGGAGAGCTAATTTCTTACTCGAAGACAAAAAATGGGAGCTGTAGAATTTGGGGCTCTAAAATACTGGCTCCCACAGGTAAATTTTACTTGGACTCTCATGTGGAGAGTCTTGTCTTATTAAATAAAGCAAGTTCGGCCTCAACTGACAATTCTTCAGGCAATGAAGAAACAAAGGAGCATTCTTCCCATGTTGCTGGTCTGGAcaagaacaaaaaggaaaagaagaagaaagggatgAAGATTATGGGGGGTCCTGAAATAGTGGTTGGAGAAAATAGAGTTTTGGAGGGAGGTGCTTCAAGTTCTAGTGCTACTTCACGTGATATTGTCACTAATGAAGGAAATGGAAGCTCAAAAGAGCATGATCTCGGTGCTAAAAACaggaaacaaaaagagaagaagaagaagaagaatgggaaGAACAACATGGAGAGTGATGATGAAGCAAATGAATTGCCAGGGAAGCATGATTTTCACAGTTTAATCTTGGTGGGACTGGAATCGGAAAGTAGAGTctgttattttagattttatagtaGATGGGCTGCTTCCTCTGTTAAAAAGCAAATTATCAGACGAATGAAGGCAACTTCCTTGTATCAAACATTGCATGGTTGACTTTGTAACAACTGTACCATCCTCAAGGAACTggtttttcttaattagaaaCCACCTGttggctaaaaaaaattacaattcttTCACCTGGAGTTGAAGCCTCGTAACTCGCTACAAGAACAACAAGATGTACGTAAAATCTCTGTAATTGGACAGATGTATTTTCCATCTTAAACATCCCTTCCAGATTCTAACGCAAACCACATGTTAACAAGGATTCTTTCCACTGTATCCCCACGCCGCTGAACCCTAGAAAGAAAATGCATCTTAAGCAGACAGATACAGTAATCATATGGTCTGATCCTAGCTCTACAGGGCAAGGTCAAAAATCAGGAAGTGTATGTATGCTTGAAATGGTGTAAATTAAATGAATgctattgtattaaaaatagcAACATGGCAAGGTATCCATATCATGCCCGAATGAAAAAGGACTCAAATCAGtcagaatataaaataaattcatgatcGCTCAAAATTTAGAGTTAAAAACTCCTTGTGTTACAAACCAATCTTAGATTTTTTGtagtaaaaaatgaaataaaaaacgcCCCAAGTCTGATGCATCAGTGATGGATAGACTGCTAGATCAAAGCAAGCAATCGTCTCTCGAAGGCAACCTCCTGAATACATTTTGAGGTATCGGTGGAAGAGTAACTCGAAATCTTGGAGACCTCATCAGGTAGGtgccaaaaaggaaaaaaagcaaCCGGAAAGGCACGAGGTAAAACACCATCCAAGCGACTAGGCAGAAGAGTGTAAAGATTAAAGTAGCTCTTCGATCCCTCCATGAAAACATAGCATGAAACCTCTCCAATTGAGTCGCCAAGTCGCCCACTGTTTCTTCTATCCTGTATCCAATGGCTCTCAACCTGTCATACCTGAGCCTTAAATCCTCGAATGGCGCGGATGAAGGGAATGTGTCCAGCTCTTCCTGCCAGTCTAAAGTATTCACAGATTCAACTTGTGATAGATTCGTATCCAAACATAGAATGTCTCGAGGCCTCTTGAAATAGTTGCGCAAAGCTTTCAAGAAGAGGAAGGCAAAGAAAGATGGAATTATGATCTCTGAATAATATACAAAAACTGAAAACACTGCAAACATGACAATCGTCGTCCTTGAATTCTTCCACTGGCGTAGGTCATCAAGCCAAATCAAAGCTGTCTTGAAGAATTTCAAACATTCCATCACTCTCTGGAAATTAGCTTTTCCTCTCCGGATGCTCCATACAGGTCCCCGTCCACTCAACATAGACTCCACCACCTCTCTCCTTAATGGTGGTTCAGCACGGGCAAGTCTCATGGCTATGTGACGAACAGCCTGGTTCCTTAAACTATCTATTTGGTACACAGACATTGGGTTTGTATACGCTGGTTTGGGAAGCAAAGGCTGTGTGTATTGATACATTTTGTCACCAGAACCTTTAGTATAGATAAATCTTAGAGTGAAATGAAGTTCTCCCATTTTCATCACCCCATCAGGCATCAAGGCTACCAGAGGATAAGCATATTTATATATCCGACCAAATTCAAGTGTAGAAAGCCGAATTCTGATTACCTTGCCAATTAATCTATCAGTTGCCCATCCCTCCCCTGCTTGTAAATTATTGTTGTCGAAAACTCCGATAGCAATCACTGTGCATGGATCCAAAACATCCCACTGATATTGTTTCATCCATTTTGGTTCTAAACTGCTAACAACAGTGCTAGTTCTTGTCCACTTGGGTCCATATTTGGCCACACAATAAGCATCAGTAGTTTTCAAACCATTCTTGGATTTCATGGGCACCAACCCTTCAGCTTTTAAGATTCCTAACTCCAAATCTCCAACTTTTCCTGGCGTCAGTTTGGGTGATGATGCCTTCAAATCAGTACTAAATAATGCAGGTTCATCGAAAACATGATACACACCATCCAAATATATAGTGACACGAAGCTTACTTGAGAATTTCTCCATCGGCCCCTCTACAACCCCATACCTTTCAAGACTGATTATCTCTTCACTTGGAAGAGGAGGCAAGAGTCTCTGAGTAATTTTATGCACGGGCTTAACACACTTCCCTAAATAATCTACCATATTATCTCCTTTATCATCTTCCACACTCAAAATCAAAGCATCTTCGAATGGCTCAGCTACAACAAACATCAACTCCTCATTCCAGCTTGGATTCACACCCTTGTTCTTCGAAACTTTGGTCTTCAAAACCTTATTCCCCAATGTAGCCTTCACGTAAACTTCAGGTTTTCGATTTGGATCCGAAACTACCAAATCTTGAGCACCATTCACCTTTATTTTAAGATACCAGAGTCTTGGCGAATAATACACCTGTGTACGAGCATTAGATACCTTGTCAACACTAACAGATGCTGCGTCTAAATGCCAAGCAAGTGAAAAGGCATCATCCACTTGATTCCCCACCCATATAGCC from Populus alba chromosome 8, ASM523922v2, whole genome shotgun sequence encodes the following:
- the LOC118045090 gene encoding B-box zinc finger protein 32-like; the protein is MKVDDKEVMAVKVCELCQREAGLYCDSDAAFLCFECDSNVHNANFVVSRHLRRVICSACNSLTGSSFSGTAPSLRRVTCLSCSPENKELDSISCSSSCSSTLSSACISTTETTRFENTRKVVEASCVTNIPARFSGGRLKRSRNLRSECVFVNWCERLGLNGNLVVQRATRAMALCFGRLVLPFRVSLAASFWFGVRSCGDKSVTTWQDLRRLEEVSGVPRKMISAVEMRIEHALRSRRSELHRNMEEGWADSTDCSA
- the LOC118045145 gene encoding FT-interacting protein 3, with translation MPPKQDFSLREIKPNIDGGKTLTPNMLTLVEPLYFVYVKVVRASHLPVNQATGTCNPYVEVKSGNYKATTKYIQGTLAPIWNQVFAFNKDRLQAKNIEISVRGKVSVTNEIIGSIEVGIGDIPTRLQGDSSMAPQWYGLEDKNGVSGRSGNLMLAIWVGNQVDDAFSLAWHLDAASVSVDKVSNARTQVYYSPRLWYLKIKVNGAQDLVVSDPNRKPEVYVKATLGNKVLKTKVSKNKGVNPSWNEELMFVVAEPFEDALILSVEDDKGDNMVDYLGKCVKPVHKITQRLLPPLPSEEIISLERYGVVEGPMEKFSSKLRVTIYLDGVYHVFDEPALFSTDLKASSPKLTPGKVGDLELGILKAEGLVPMKSKNGLKTTDAYCVAKYGPKWTRTSTVVSSLEPKWMKQYQWDVLDPCTVIAIGVFDNNNLQAGEGWATDRLIGKVIRIRLSTLEFGRIYKYAYPLVALMPDGVMKMGELHFTLRFIYTKGSGDKMYQYTQPLLPKPAYTNPMSVYQIDSLRNQAVRHIAMRLARAEPPLRREVVESMLSGRGPVWSIRRGKANFQRVMECLKFFKTALIWLDDLRQWKNSRTTIVMFAVFSVFVYYSEIIIPSFFAFLFLKALRNYFKRPRDILCLDTNLSQVESVNTLDWQEELDTFPSSAPFEDLRLRYDRLRAIGYRIEETVGDLATQLERFHAMFSWRDRRATLIFTLFCLVAWMVFYLVPFRLLFFLFGTYLMRSPRFRVTLPPIPQNVFRRLPSRDDCLL